Within Desulfitobacterium chlororespirans DSM 11544, the genomic segment CCCTGACCATTTCAGTGGTGACCAAGGGCATGTACCTGGATGCCGCTGTGCAGAAATTTGAGGAACTCCATCCGGGGGTGACGGTTAAAGTCGAGGAATACACTTCCAATCCGCTGTCGGCTCCTTCCGGGGGCAAGAATCAAGGAATGGCCCTCCGGAATGAGGACCCCGCCGATATCGAAAAATACCTGACGGCTATGAATGCCCAGCTCATGACCGGGCAGGGCAGCGATATTATGCTTTTAAACTATCTGCCCTATGAGACTTATGCCGATAAGAACCTGCTCACCGATATCGGTCAGTTGATGGAGTCGGACCCGGATTTCGACCTGAGCAAATACTATAGAAACATACTGGAGGCTCTGAAATATAAGGGCAGCCTCTATGGATTGCCCGTCGGCTTCAGTGTTGATATGATGGCCACCGACAAATCTTTACTGGCGGATGCCCAGGTGGAGATTGAGGACGGCACCTGGAACTGGCAGGATTTTGTACAGGCAGCGGAAAAAGTCATTCAAGAGAGGAACGGGGGAGACGACGGGGAGATTTATGCCTTGGCCGGTATGAATGAAACCATGCTGATCACCGCTTTAGTCCGGGAAAATTTCAGTAAACTGGTGGATAGGGAGAAAAGGGAGGCTTATTTTGACGGTCAGGATTTTCTGGATCTCCTGAATCTATGCCAATACCTGATTGATCATAACCTGCTTAACACGGAGCCCAATCAGAATAAGGCCATGGAGCTGGCAGCCAGGGGCAACCTTGTGTTCAATATAACTTCTCTTAAAGGGCTGATTAATCTGCAAACACTTAAGGCATCGATGGGCGGGGAAGTGCAGCTGTTGAAACCACCCGGCAACGGCGGCAACCTCACCTTTTCCACCGATGCGCTATACGGGATCAACAGTAACTCCGTCAACCAGGAGCTGGCTTGGGAATTCCTCAAGCTTTTGGTATCCGATGAGATGATGAGTCAGTCCATGTTTTTGGGAATGCCTATCAATAAAAGCGTTGTTCCCGAAATGATTCGCCAGGCTAACGATATCGCCCAGAAGGGCGGAGCGAAGATCATGATGAAATCGGCAGGTGAGAGCCAGGCTCAGAATATAACCCTGCAGCCCCTGGCTCAGGAAGATATAGATTTTGTAGAAAGCCTGCTGACCAAGGCTAATGTTTATAACGGTGCCAATCAAAAGATCCTGGCCATTGTTCAGGAAGAGACGGCGGCTTTCTTCACCGGACAGAAAAGTGCGGAGATGACCGCCAAGCTGATTCAGGATCGGGTGAATACTTATTTGCATGAGTGATAATCAGGAATAGGCCTCTTTATGAAGCGCCGGCTGCCCAGCCGGCGTTTTTGGTTGTCCCTTTTTAGGAGGCCATGGAGGAATTGAATCCATGGCTAAAGAATCTTAACTAGGTAGATGATAAACGATGAAGGGTTTGAGCAGATGTGAAAATACATGAGGACTCCGTATCCCTGAATTCTTATGAGGAAATGGCGGAATATTACTTCAGCTATGTGGACCGGAAGCCTTTTAACGCCTATTATGAAAGGCCGGCCACTCTGTCCCTGCTGCCGGAGGTAGCTGGCAAAAGGGT encodes:
- a CDS encoding ABC transporter substrate-binding protein, which gives rise to MNNTISCKLSKQRVYLLLSLGLVLLLGIFAVGCGNSQVSGAAGDSNTLTISVVTKGMYLDAAVQKFEELHPGVTVKVEEYTSNPLSAPSGGKNQGMALRNEDPADIEKYLTAMNAQLMTGQGSDIMLLNYLPYETYADKNLLTDIGQLMESDPDFDLSKYYRNILEALKYKGSLYGLPVGFSVDMMATDKSLLADAQVEIEDGTWNWQDFVQAAEKVIQERNGGDDGEIYALAGMNETMLITALVRENFSKLVDREKREAYFDGQDFLDLLNLCQYLIDHNLLNTEPNQNKAMELAARGNLVFNITSLKGLINLQTLKASMGGEVQLLKPPGNGGNLTFSTDALYGINSNSVNQELAWEFLKLLVSDEMMSQSMFLGMPINKSVVPEMIRQANDIAQKGGAKIMMKSAGESQAQNITLQPLAQEDIDFVESLLTKANVYNGANQKILAIVQEETAAFFTGQKSAEMTAKLIQDRVNTYLHE